A stretch of the Xiphias gladius isolate SHS-SW01 ecotype Sanya breed wild chromosome 19, ASM1685928v1, whole genome shotgun sequence genome encodes the following:
- the LOC120805439 gene encoding protein-lysine 6-oxidase, which translates to MKELSPEALLLSFAHLCFLCGFLGEARAQEAAGGEDALRRGLTWQHNGQVFSILSRGSQYRPSSRRQSGSPSRGGPVVVVSGGNDTVPAAPRGSPRVPAASGTAQLRAVTRQQQRPLPPPPPAGEGDSAPVRREDMMVGDDPYNPYKASNYYPYYNYYNSYYRPRPRSRPRHGYGTSYHQHGLPDLVPDPYYIQIATYVQRMPMYSLRCAAEENCLASSSAHAQDYDTRVLLRFPQRVKNQGTADFLPSKPRYAWEWHSCHNHFHSMDEFSLYELLDVQTQRQVAEGHKASFCLEDTSCDPGYYRRFACTSHTQGLSPGCYDTYNADIDCQWIDITDVSPGKYILKVSVNPKQQVPESNFNNNVVRCDVHYTGTAAHVSGCTTTDH; encoded by the exons ATGAAGGAACTCTCCCCCGAGGCCTTGTTGCTGTCTTTTGCACATTTATGTTTCCTCTGTGGTTTTCTGGGTGAAGCTCGCGCTCAGGAGGCAGCCGGCGGTGAGGACGCGCTCCGGCGGGGGTTGACATGGCAACATAACGGGCAGGTCTTCAGCATCCTGAGCCGCGGCTCTCAGTACCGGCCGTCGAGCAGGAGGCAAAGCGGGTCACCTAGCCGCGGCGGCCCCGTGGTGGTCGTCAGCGGCGGGAACGACACGGTCCCCGCCGCGCCCCGCGGCTCCCCGCGGGTCCCCGCAGCCAGCGGCACCGCGCAATTACGCGCGGTGACGCGTCAGCAGCAGCGGCCgttgccgccgccgccgcccgcCGGCGAAGGTGACTCTGCCCCGGTGAGACGGGAGGACATGATGGTCGGAGACGATCCGTACAACCCCTACAAGGCTTCCAACTATTATCcctactacaactactacaaCTCGTACTACAGACCCAGACCCAGGAGTCGGCCCCGGCACGGATACGGCACCAGCTACCACCAGCACG GTCTCCCCGACCTGGTTCCCGACCCCTACTACATCCAGATCGCCACCTACGTCCAGAGAATGCCCATGTACAGCCTGCGCTGTGCTGCTGAGGAGAACTGCCTGGCCTC TTCCTCTGCTCATGCTCAGGATTATGACACCAGGGTGCTGTTGCGGTTTCCCCAGAGGGTGAAGAACCAGGGAACGGCCGACTTCCTGCCCAGCAAACCCCGATACGCCTGGGAGTGGCACAGCTGTCACAA TCACTTCCACAGCATGGACGAGTTCAGCCTGTACGAGCTGCTGGACGTCCAGACTCAGAGACAGGTCGCCGAGGGCCACAAGGCCAGCTTCTGCCTGGAGGACACTTCCTGCGACCCGGGATATTACCGCCGCTTCGCCTGCACCTCGCACACTCAG ggtCTGAGTCCGGGTTGTTATGACACCTACAACGCCGACATCGACTGTCAGTGGATCGACATCACCGACGTCTCACCTGGAAAATACATCCTCAAG GTGTCCGTAAACCCCAAGCAGCAGGTTCCAGAGTCCAACTTTAACAACAACGTGGTTCGTTGTGACGTCCACTACACCGGCACCGCTGCCCACGTCTCCGGATGCACCACGACGGA CCACTGA